The genomic interval GGACCGGGTGTTGCCGGTGGTGCGGGCGCTGGCGGGCGAGGGGGGCGTCTTGCTCAGCGTGGACACCATGAAGCCCGAGGTGGCCCGCGAAGCTCTTGCGGCAGGAGCGCACCTGATCAACGACGTGACCGGCCTGGGGGACCCCGCCATGACCTGGGTGTGCGCGGCGGCGGGCGCCCCCGCCTGCGTGATGCATATGCAGGGCGAGCCGCGCACCATGCAGCGCGCGCCCCACTACGCGGACGTGGTGGCCGAGGTCGGCGCTTTTCTGCGCGGGCGGGGGGACGCGGCGCTGGCCGCCGGGGTGCCTTCGGTGCTGCTCGACCCGGGGCTGGGCTTTGGCAAGACGGTGGCGCACAACCTCGCGCTGCTGCGGGCGCTGCCGGAATTCACCGCCGGGCGGCAGCCGCTGCTGGTGGGGGCCAGCCGCAAGGGCCTGATCGACCGGGTGGCCGGGGCGCCGCAAGCCGCCGGGCGTGATCCGGGCACGCTGGCGCTGCACCTGCACGCGGCCCGCCACGGCGCGGCGCTGGTGCGCGCCCACGCCGCCGCCGAGCATGTCCAGGCCCTGCGGGTGCAAGCGGCGCTGGACGACCCGGATTTCTCCCCGGGTGCCCAGGCCCCCTGATCCGGGGCTGCGGGAGGCGGGGGCGGGCATTTTCTCCTGTCCGGGAGGCGTGCTCTACAATCCCCGGCATGAGCCGCGTCGTCCTGGAGGGTCTGGAGTTTCACGCCCGGCACGGCGTGTACGAGACGGAAGCGGCGCTGGGGGCGCGCTTCGTGATTGACGCCGAGCTGCACTGGGCCTTTGCGGGCATTCCCGACGAGCTGGGGGCCGCCGTGAACTACGCCGCCGCCTACGCCGCCATCCGCGAGGAGGTGACAGGCGAGCGCCACCAACTGATCGAGGTGCTGACCGACCGCATCGCCCGCCGTCTGCTGCGCGACCACCCCCGGCTGGAGGCCGTGACCGTGCGCGTCCACAAACCCTTCGCGCCGTTGCCGGGCGTCTTCCGCGACGTGTATGCCGAACTGACCCTGCGGCAGGGCGAGCTGGAGTCTGGCGGGTGAGCGAGGTCGCCTTCGTCGCCCTGGGGGCCAACCTGGGCGACGCGCTGGGGGCGCTGCGCCGGGCCAGGGAAGACCTCGCCGCGCTGGGCACCCTGACAGGGGTCAGCGCCCTGTACCGCACGGCGCCGCTGGGCGGTCCCCCCGGTCAGCCCGACTACCTCAACGCGGCCGTGCGGCTGGAGACGGCGCTGGCTGCGGGCGACCTGCTGGTCGCCCTGCACGCCGCCGAGGCCCGCGCCGGGCGGGTGCGGCGCGCGCGCTGGGGCGCGCGCACCCTCGACCTCGACCTGCTGCTGTACGGCGCGCGGGTGTCCCCGGACCCCCGGCTGACCCTCCCGCATCCGCGCGCCTGGGACCGGGCCTTCGTGCTCGCGCCGCTGGCCGACCTCGACCCCGGCTTGCCGCACCCCCAGACCGGGGAAACGGTCGCCGAAGCTTTGCAGCGCGTCGGCCTGGGCGGGGTCACGCGGGCCTCGGCAGCGTGGTGAGCACGCAGGGAGAAATGCACAGGGGAGACACGAACTGAACGTTTGGAGGCCATTCCCCGGCGCCTGCCCACGCTATGCTGCGGCCTGACATGAGCGAGCTGACTTCCTCCAAACGTCACGGCAACCTGGGCCGCACCCTGCTGTGGGTCGCCATCGTGCTCAGCGTGCTGCTGCTGGGCGTTGTCACGGCCCTGACCATCCGGGCCAATCCCTACTACAGCGACCGCGAGGCCAACGGCATCAGCAAGTTCGCCTTCTTGGAAAACTGCAAGGAGGAGCTGGCCGGGGCCGAGCAGCTCGAGGTCCTGCGCGGGGTCCTCCAGCAGGGCGGGCAGCTTCAGCCGGGCCAGACCCTGCTGGCCGAGATCGCCGCCGAACCCGCCGACCTCGTGAACAACACCCAGACGGTGCCGGGCGGCGGCTGGACCCTCACCGCGCCCGCCGACATCCGCATCCAGGGCCAGAATGCCGTGCTGGGGCAGTTGCCCATGCAGTGCGCCCACAACAAGGCGCAAAACAGCACGGTCGCGCAGCTTCAGCTGCCCGGCGGTCCCTGAGGCCAGCCGAAACGCCGAACGCCGCCCGCGTGAGTTGGGCGGCGTTTTCCCTGGCTACTGATCGGCGGTCCTACAGCACCACGTCCAGCCCACTGAGACATTCTTCCGCGATGGCGCGGGCCAGCGGATCGCGGGTCGAGCGGGCGTAGCTGACCCCCAGGTGCAGGTGTTCCTGCCCGGCCTCGGCCCCCACCAGCGCCAGCGTCTGGTAAAAGGCGAGGTGGGTGTGGGCCAGCAGCACGTCGCGGGTGCGCTCGGGCGGCAGCGCGCGCAGGATGCCCAGCGCTTCCCCGTAGGCGTCGAGCGCCCGCTCCTGGTCGCCCTCGACCGCCCACTCGCGCCCCAGTTGCAGATTGCGGGCGGCGGTCAGGTAGGCGGGGCGCATGCCGAGGATTGTACCGCCAGCCGCTATGCTGCGGCCATGCTGGGCGAAGCGGAACTGGGCTGGCTGGGCGCTCT from Deinococcus budaensis carries:
- the folK gene encoding 2-amino-4-hydroxy-6-hydroxymethyldihydropteridine diphosphokinase codes for the protein MSEVAFVALGANLGDALGALRRAREDLAALGTLTGVSALYRTAPLGGPPGQPDYLNAAVRLETALAAGDLLVALHAAEARAGRVRRARWGARTLDLDLLLYGARVSPDPRLTLPHPRAWDRAFVLAPLADLDPGLPHPQTGETVAEALQRVGLGGVTRASAAW
- the folP gene encoding dihydropteroate synthase, with protein sequence MPPERGRAVPWPQRRHSLLFGFAVPGGERTPQGWRVSWSGCAVMGVLNVTPDSFSDGGQHASLEAAVVRARAMRDAGVLLIDVGGESTRPGSEPVPAEVELDRVLPVVRALAGEGGVLLSVDTMKPEVAREALAAGAHLINDVTGLGDPAMTWVCAAAGAPACVMHMQGEPRTMQRAPHYADVVAEVGAFLRGRGDAALAAGVPSVLLDPGLGFGKTVAHNLALLRALPEFTAGRQPLLVGASRKGLIDRVAGAPQAAGRDPGTLALHLHAARHGAALVRAHAAAEHVQALRVQAALDDPDFSPGAQAP
- the folB gene encoding dihydroneopterin aldolase, with protein sequence MSRVVLEGLEFHARHGVYETEAALGARFVIDAELHWAFAGIPDELGAAVNYAAAYAAIREEVTGERHQLIEVLTDRIARRLLRDHPRLEAVTVRVHKPFAPLPGVFRDVYAELTLRQGELESGG